In one Vanacampus margaritifer isolate UIUO_Vmar chromosome 11, RoL_Vmar_1.0, whole genome shotgun sequence genomic region, the following are encoded:
- the cerkl gene encoding ceramide kinase-like protein isoform X1, whose amino-acid sequence MSTREEDREKIEQKEKEKEKEKEKEKEKEKEKEKEKEKEKEKKLSGRKKNKKKQKEEKAEEHMPEVERSECVLLRGIFKVGKKSHDVLLTSTRLTWTPIVPESPTGEACTSPPGVLMLRDVLAAKVKRRRAAGQRLGGPVLGVALFYCKRRGRRLEEDTLHLHNASSEHTHAWYNTLREVLAGLSGRPRCLKVFINPSSHKKEAVHIYREHVAPLFKMADVRTDITAPRILSFGNARTTRLVLFSSHIHQVMMSLSVCLSVCLSVCLSVCLSVCLSVCLSVCLSVCLSVCLSVCLSVCLSVCLSVCLSVCLSVCLSVCLSVRPSVRRSVGRSISTFLWLLAFLLLIQSLRSQSEHCFQILLIHIFPASRPSLFHLLLLLFNRWQRICCHIFFWGGWDAALTFYVSPSVSVSPRASYLSVHLSTCPCVCAVTERRGHALSVMKELKLDDFDGVVCVGGDGSVAEVCHAVVLRAQLDADSPEVPVRASLPLGIIPAGSTDAVSCSVHGVRDPVTAAMHILLGHVQQVDVCSLRSLGQLLRFGFCAMFGFGGRSLARAEKKRWMPSARRREYALLKTLARLRPEDCQLSFLKSRTNQQDQYDDQEGHSEGAESWSSAEGPFLSVSVMAIPCLSGHAPRGLAPNTKLANGSAALIAVGATSRSEFVKHLKRYGAPSGQLDFSFVETHAVTAVRLRPRGPSGRREDESEDDAKATPIIQSDAEATPAIQSDASFPWNVDGELLEIPGEVLIRVHGRLISLYGEEVDEAESPASCACI is encoded by the exons ATGTCGACGCGCGAGGAGGACAGAGAGAAGATAGAgcagaaggagaaggagaaggagaaggagaaggagaaggagaaggagaaggagaaggagaaggagaaggagaaggagaaggagaaggagaagaagctCAGCGGgaggaagaagaacaagaagaagcagaaggaggagaaagctgAGGAGCACATGCCGGAAGTGGAGCGCAG CGAGTGTGTGTTGCTGCGCGGGATCTTTAAAGTGGGCAAGAAGAGCCACGACGTCCTGCTGACCAGCACCCGACTCACCTGGACCCCCATCGTGCCCGAGAGCCCCACAG GCGAGGCGTGCACGTCGCCGCCCGGCGTGCTGATGCTGCGCGATGTCCTGGCGGCGAAGGTGAAGcgtcggcgggcggcggggcagCGCTTGGGTGGCCCCGTGCTGGGCGTGGCTTTGTTCTACTGCAAGCGAAGGGGCCGCAGACTGGAGGAGGACACGCTGCACCTCCACAACGCGTCCTCGGAACACACGCACGCTTGGTACAACACCCTGAGGGAGGTCCTCGCAG GTTTGAGCGGTCGGCCCCGATGCCTGAAGGTGTTCATCAACCCCAGCAGCCACAAGAAGGAGGCGGTTCACATCTACAGAGAGCACGTGGCGCCCCTCTTCAAGATGGCCGACGTCCGCACTGACATCACCG CGCCTCGCATCCTTTCCTTCGGCAACGCTCGCACGACCCGACTCGTCCTCTTTTCTTCTCACATTCATCAAGTTATgatgtctctgtctgtctgtctgtctgtctgtctgtctgtctgtctgtctgtctgtctgtctgtctgtctgtctgtctgtctgtctgtctgtctgtctgtctgtctgtctgtctgtctgtctgtctgtctgtctgtctgtctgtctgtctgtctgtctgtctgtctgtctgtctgtctgtctgtctgtctgtctgtctgtctgtccgtccgtccgtccgtccgtcggtcggtcggtcggtcgatCTCAACTTTTTTGTGGCTATtagcttttcttcttctcatccAAAGTCTACGCAGTCAATCCGAACATTGTTTTCAAATCCTCCTCATCCATATTTTCCCTGCATCTCGTCCGTCCCTcttccatctcctcctcctccttttcaacAGATGGCAACGTATctgttgtcacatttttttttggggggggtgggatGCTGCGCTCACTTTCTATGTGTCTCCATCTGTCTCTGTCTCACCCCGTGCGTCCTACCTGTCTGTCCACCTGTCTACGTGTCCTTGTGTGTGCGCAGTGACAGAGAGGAGGGGACACGCCCTGTCGGTGATGAAGGAGCTCAAGCTGGATGATTTTGATGG ggTGGTGTGCGTGGGCGGCGACGGCTCCGTGGCGGAAGTTTGCCACGCTGTGGTTCTGCGAGCCCAACTGGACGCCGACTCTCCCGAAGTTCCCGTTAGGGCGTCGCTTCCTCTGGGGATCATCCCGGCGG GCTCCACCGACGCGGTTTCCTGTTCCGTTCACGGAGTGAGAGATCCGGTCACGGCCGCCATGCACATCCTCCTCG GTCACGTGCAGCAGGTGGACGTGTGCAGCTTGCGCTCGCTGGGTCAGCTGCTGCGTTTCGGCTTCTGCGCCATGTTCGGCTTCGGGGGGCGGAGTCTGGCTCGCGCCGAGAAGAAGCGCTGGATGCCGTCGGCGCGGCGGCGCGAGTACGCGCTGCTCAAGACCCTGGCCCGCTTGAG ACCGGAGGACTGTCAGCTGTCGTTTCTCAAAAGCCGCACAAACCAACA GGACCAGTACGATGATCAAGAGGGTCACTCAG aAGGGGCGGAGTCGTGGAGCAGCGCGGAAGGCCCGTTCCTGAGCGTCAGCGTGATGGCCATCCCCTGCCTGAGTGGGCACGCGCCCCGAGGCCTGGCCCCCAACACCAA ACTGGCCAACGGCAGCGCGGCGCTGATCGCGGTGGGGGCCACGTCCAGGTCGGAGTTTGTCAAGCACCTGAAGAGGTACGGCGCCCCCAGCGGCCAG TTGGACTTCTCCTTCGTGGAGACTCACGCCGTGACGGCGGTGAGGCTCCGCCCCCGCGGGCCGAGCGGCCGTCGGGAGGACGAGAGCGAGGACGACGCCAAGGCCACGCCCATCATCCAATCGGACGCCGAGGCCACGCCCGCCATCCAATCGGACGCCAGCTTCCCCTGGAACGTCGACGGGGAGCTGCTGGAGATCCCCGGCGAAGTGCTCATCAG GGTCCACGGACGACTCATCAGCTTGTACGGCGAGGAAGTGGACGAGGCCGAGTCGCCGGCGTCCTGCGCTTGCATCTGA
- the cerkl gene encoding ceramide kinase-like protein isoform X2 produces MSTREEDREKIEQKEKEKEKEKEKEKEKEKEKEKEKEKEKEKKLSGRKKNKKKQKEEKAEEHMPEVERSECVLLRGIFKVGKKSHDVLLTSTRLTWTPIVPESPTGLSGRPRCLKVFINPSSHKKEAVHIYREHVAPLFKMADVRTDITAPRILSFGNARTTRLVLFSSHIHQVMMSLSVCLSVCLSVCLSVCLSVCLSVCLSVCLSVCLSVCLSVCLSVCLSVCLSVCLSVCLSVCLSVCLSVRPSVRRSVGRSISTFLWLLAFLLLIQSLRSQSEHCFQILLIHIFPASRPSLFHLLLLLFNRWQRICCHIFFWGGWDAALTFYVSPSVSVSPRASYLSVHLSTCPCVCAVTERRGHALSVMKELKLDDFDGVVCVGGDGSVAEVCHAVVLRAQLDADSPEVPVRASLPLGIIPAGSTDAVSCSVHGVRDPVTAAMHILLGHVQQVDVCSLRSLGQLLRFGFCAMFGFGGRSLARAEKKRWMPSARRREYALLKTLARLRPEDCQLSFLKSRTNQQDQYDDQEGHSEGAESWSSAEGPFLSVSVMAIPCLSGHAPRGLAPNTKLANGSAALIAVGATSRSEFVKHLKRYGAPSGQLDFSFVETHAVTAVRLRPRGPSGRREDESEDDAKATPIIQSDAEATPAIQSDASFPWNVDGELLEIPGEVLIRVHGRLISLYGEEVDEAESPASCACI; encoded by the exons ATGTCGACGCGCGAGGAGGACAGAGAGAAGATAGAgcagaaggagaaggagaaggagaaggagaaggagaaggagaaggagaaggagaaggagaaggagaaggagaaggagaaggagaaggagaagaagctCAGCGGgaggaagaagaacaagaagaagcagaaggaggagaaagctgAGGAGCACATGCCGGAAGTGGAGCGCAG CGAGTGTGTGTTGCTGCGCGGGATCTTTAAAGTGGGCAAGAAGAGCCACGACGTCCTGCTGACCAGCACCCGACTCACCTGGACCCCCATCGTGCCCGAGAGCCCCACAG GTTTGAGCGGTCGGCCCCGATGCCTGAAGGTGTTCATCAACCCCAGCAGCCACAAGAAGGAGGCGGTTCACATCTACAGAGAGCACGTGGCGCCCCTCTTCAAGATGGCCGACGTCCGCACTGACATCACCG CGCCTCGCATCCTTTCCTTCGGCAACGCTCGCACGACCCGACTCGTCCTCTTTTCTTCTCACATTCATCAAGTTATgatgtctctgtctgtctgtctgtctgtctgtctgtctgtctgtctgtctgtctgtctgtctgtctgtctgtctgtctgtctgtctgtctgtctgtctgtctgtctgtctgtctgtctgtctgtctgtctgtctgtctgtctgtctgtctgtctgtctgtctgtctgtctgtctgtctgtctgtctgtctgtctgtctgtctgtccgtccgtccgtccgtccgtcggtcggtcggtcggtcgatCTCAACTTTTTTGTGGCTATtagcttttcttcttctcatccAAAGTCTACGCAGTCAATCCGAACATTGTTTTCAAATCCTCCTCATCCATATTTTCCCTGCATCTCGTCCGTCCCTcttccatctcctcctcctccttttcaacAGATGGCAACGTATctgttgtcacatttttttttggggggggtgggatGCTGCGCTCACTTTCTATGTGTCTCCATCTGTCTCTGTCTCACCCCGTGCGTCCTACCTGTCTGTCCACCTGTCTACGTGTCCTTGTGTGTGCGCAGTGACAGAGAGGAGGGGACACGCCCTGTCGGTGATGAAGGAGCTCAAGCTGGATGATTTTGATGG ggTGGTGTGCGTGGGCGGCGACGGCTCCGTGGCGGAAGTTTGCCACGCTGTGGTTCTGCGAGCCCAACTGGACGCCGACTCTCCCGAAGTTCCCGTTAGGGCGTCGCTTCCTCTGGGGATCATCCCGGCGG GCTCCACCGACGCGGTTTCCTGTTCCGTTCACGGAGTGAGAGATCCGGTCACGGCCGCCATGCACATCCTCCTCG GTCACGTGCAGCAGGTGGACGTGTGCAGCTTGCGCTCGCTGGGTCAGCTGCTGCGTTTCGGCTTCTGCGCCATGTTCGGCTTCGGGGGGCGGAGTCTGGCTCGCGCCGAGAAGAAGCGCTGGATGCCGTCGGCGCGGCGGCGCGAGTACGCGCTGCTCAAGACCCTGGCCCGCTTGAG ACCGGAGGACTGTCAGCTGTCGTTTCTCAAAAGCCGCACAAACCAACA GGACCAGTACGATGATCAAGAGGGTCACTCAG aAGGGGCGGAGTCGTGGAGCAGCGCGGAAGGCCCGTTCCTGAGCGTCAGCGTGATGGCCATCCCCTGCCTGAGTGGGCACGCGCCCCGAGGCCTGGCCCCCAACACCAA ACTGGCCAACGGCAGCGCGGCGCTGATCGCGGTGGGGGCCACGTCCAGGTCGGAGTTTGTCAAGCACCTGAAGAGGTACGGCGCCCCCAGCGGCCAG TTGGACTTCTCCTTCGTGGAGACTCACGCCGTGACGGCGGTGAGGCTCCGCCCCCGCGGGCCGAGCGGCCGTCGGGAGGACGAGAGCGAGGACGACGCCAAGGCCACGCCCATCATCCAATCGGACGCCGAGGCCACGCCCGCCATCCAATCGGACGCCAGCTTCCCCTGGAACGTCGACGGGGAGCTGCTGGAGATCCCCGGCGAAGTGCTCATCAG GGTCCACGGACGACTCATCAGCTTGTACGGCGAGGAAGTGGACGAGGCCGAGTCGCCGGCGTCCTGCGCTTGCATCTGA
- the cerkl gene encoding ceramide kinase-like protein isoform X3, with protein sequence MSTREEDREKIEQKEKEKEKEKEKEKEKEKEKEKEKEKEKEKKLSGRKKNKKKQKEEKAEEHMPEVERSECVLLRGIFKVGKKSHDVLLTSTRLTWTPIVPESPTGEACTSPPGVLMLRDVLAAKVKRRRAAGQRLGGPVLGVALFYCKRRGRRLEEDTLHLHNASSEHTHAWYNTLREVLAGLSGRPRCLKVFINPSSHKKEAVHIYREHVAPLFKMADVRTDITAPRILSFGNARTTRLVLFSSHIHQVMMSLSVCLSVCLSVCLSVCLSVCLSVCLSVCLSVCLSVCLSVCLSVCLSVCLSVCLSVCLSVCLSVCLSVRPSVRRSVGRSISTFLWLLAFLLLIQSLRSQSEHCFQILLIHIFPASRPSLFHLLLLLFNRWQRICCHIFFWGGWDAALTFYVSPSVSVSPRASYLSVHLSTCPCVCAVTERRGHALSVMKELKLDDFDGVVCVGGDGSVAEVCHAVVLRAQLDADSPEVPVRASLPLGIIPAGSTDAVSCSVHGVRDPVTAAMHILLGHVQQVDVCSLRSLGQLLRFGFCAMFGFGGRSLARAEKKRWMPSARRREYALLKTLARLRPEDCQLSFLKSRTNQQDQYDDQEGHSEGAESWSSAEGPFLSVSVMAIPCLSGHAPRGLAPNTKLANGSAALIAVGATSRSEFVKHLKSWTSPSWRLTP encoded by the exons ATGTCGACGCGCGAGGAGGACAGAGAGAAGATAGAgcagaaggagaaggagaaggagaaggagaaggagaaggagaaggagaaggagaaggagaaggagaaggagaaggagaaggagaaggagaagaagctCAGCGGgaggaagaagaacaagaagaagcagaaggaggagaaagctgAGGAGCACATGCCGGAAGTGGAGCGCAG CGAGTGTGTGTTGCTGCGCGGGATCTTTAAAGTGGGCAAGAAGAGCCACGACGTCCTGCTGACCAGCACCCGACTCACCTGGACCCCCATCGTGCCCGAGAGCCCCACAG GCGAGGCGTGCACGTCGCCGCCCGGCGTGCTGATGCTGCGCGATGTCCTGGCGGCGAAGGTGAAGcgtcggcgggcggcggggcagCGCTTGGGTGGCCCCGTGCTGGGCGTGGCTTTGTTCTACTGCAAGCGAAGGGGCCGCAGACTGGAGGAGGACACGCTGCACCTCCACAACGCGTCCTCGGAACACACGCACGCTTGGTACAACACCCTGAGGGAGGTCCTCGCAG GTTTGAGCGGTCGGCCCCGATGCCTGAAGGTGTTCATCAACCCCAGCAGCCACAAGAAGGAGGCGGTTCACATCTACAGAGAGCACGTGGCGCCCCTCTTCAAGATGGCCGACGTCCGCACTGACATCACCG CGCCTCGCATCCTTTCCTTCGGCAACGCTCGCACGACCCGACTCGTCCTCTTTTCTTCTCACATTCATCAAGTTATgatgtctctgtctgtctgtctgtctgtctgtctgtctgtctgtctgtctgtctgtctgtctgtctgtctgtctgtctgtctgtctgtctgtctgtctgtctgtctgtctgtctgtctgtctgtctgtctgtctgtctgtctgtctgtctgtctgtctgtctgtctgtctgtctgtctgtctgtctgtctgtctgtctgtctgtccgtccgtccgtccgtccgtcggtcggtcggtcggtcgatCTCAACTTTTTTGTGGCTATtagcttttcttcttctcatccAAAGTCTACGCAGTCAATCCGAACATTGTTTTCAAATCCTCCTCATCCATATTTTCCCTGCATCTCGTCCGTCCCTcttccatctcctcctcctccttttcaacAGATGGCAACGTATctgttgtcacatttttttttggggggggtgggatGCTGCGCTCACTTTCTATGTGTCTCCATCTGTCTCTGTCTCACCCCGTGCGTCCTACCTGTCTGTCCACCTGTCTACGTGTCCTTGTGTGTGCGCAGTGACAGAGAGGAGGGGACACGCCCTGTCGGTGATGAAGGAGCTCAAGCTGGATGATTTTGATGG ggTGGTGTGCGTGGGCGGCGACGGCTCCGTGGCGGAAGTTTGCCACGCTGTGGTTCTGCGAGCCCAACTGGACGCCGACTCTCCCGAAGTTCCCGTTAGGGCGTCGCTTCCTCTGGGGATCATCCCGGCGG GCTCCACCGACGCGGTTTCCTGTTCCGTTCACGGAGTGAGAGATCCGGTCACGGCCGCCATGCACATCCTCCTCG GTCACGTGCAGCAGGTGGACGTGTGCAGCTTGCGCTCGCTGGGTCAGCTGCTGCGTTTCGGCTTCTGCGCCATGTTCGGCTTCGGGGGGCGGAGTCTGGCTCGCGCCGAGAAGAAGCGCTGGATGCCGTCGGCGCGGCGGCGCGAGTACGCGCTGCTCAAGACCCTGGCCCGCTTGAG ACCGGAGGACTGTCAGCTGTCGTTTCTCAAAAGCCGCACAAACCAACA GGACCAGTACGATGATCAAGAGGGTCACTCAG aAGGGGCGGAGTCGTGGAGCAGCGCGGAAGGCCCGTTCCTGAGCGTCAGCGTGATGGCCATCCCCTGCCTGAGTGGGCACGCGCCCCGAGGCCTGGCCCCCAACACCAA ACTGGCCAACGGCAGCGCGGCGCTGATCGCGGTGGGGGCCACGTCCAGGTCGGAGTTTGTCAAGCACCTGAAGAG TTGGACTTCTCCTTCGTGGAGACTCACGCCGTGA
- the cerkl gene encoding ceramide kinase-like protein isoform X4: MSTREEDREKIEQKEKEKEKEKEKEKEKEKEKEKEKEKEKEKKLSGRKKNKKKQKEEKAEEHMPEVERSECVLLRGIFKVGKKSHDVLLTSTRLTWTPIVPESPTGEACTSPPGVLMLRDVLAAKVKRRRAAGQRLGGPVLGVALFYCKRRGRRLEEDTLHLHNASSEHTHAWYNTLREVLAGLSGRPRCLKVFINPSSHKKEAVHIYREHVAPLFKMADVRTDITVTERRGHALSVMKELKLDDFDGVVCVGGDGSVAEVCHAVVLRAQLDADSPEVPVRASLPLGIIPAGSTDAVSCSVHGVRDPVTAAMHILLGHVQQVDVCSLRSLGQLLRFGFCAMFGFGGRSLARAEKKRWMPSARRREYALLKTLARLRPEDCQLSFLKSRTNQQDQYDDQEGHSEGAESWSSAEGPFLSVSVMAIPCLSGHAPRGLAPNTKLANGSAALIAVGATSRSEFVKHLKRYGAPSGQLDFSFVETHAVTAVRLRPRGPSGRREDESEDDAKATPIIQSDAEATPAIQSDASFPWNVDGELLEIPGEVLIRVHGRLISLYGEEVDEAESPASCACI; the protein is encoded by the exons ATGTCGACGCGCGAGGAGGACAGAGAGAAGATAGAgcagaaggagaaggagaaggagaaggagaaggagaaggagaaggagaaggagaaggagaaggagaaggagaaggagaaggagaaggagaagaagctCAGCGGgaggaagaagaacaagaagaagcagaaggaggagaaagctgAGGAGCACATGCCGGAAGTGGAGCGCAG CGAGTGTGTGTTGCTGCGCGGGATCTTTAAAGTGGGCAAGAAGAGCCACGACGTCCTGCTGACCAGCACCCGACTCACCTGGACCCCCATCGTGCCCGAGAGCCCCACAG GCGAGGCGTGCACGTCGCCGCCCGGCGTGCTGATGCTGCGCGATGTCCTGGCGGCGAAGGTGAAGcgtcggcgggcggcggggcagCGCTTGGGTGGCCCCGTGCTGGGCGTGGCTTTGTTCTACTGCAAGCGAAGGGGCCGCAGACTGGAGGAGGACACGCTGCACCTCCACAACGCGTCCTCGGAACACACGCACGCTTGGTACAACACCCTGAGGGAGGTCCTCGCAG GTTTGAGCGGTCGGCCCCGATGCCTGAAGGTGTTCATCAACCCCAGCAGCCACAAGAAGGAGGCGGTTCACATCTACAGAGAGCACGTGGCGCCCCTCTTCAAGATGGCCGACGTCCGCACTGACATCACCG TGACAGAGAGGAGGGGACACGCCCTGTCGGTGATGAAGGAGCTCAAGCTGGATGATTTTGATGG ggTGGTGTGCGTGGGCGGCGACGGCTCCGTGGCGGAAGTTTGCCACGCTGTGGTTCTGCGAGCCCAACTGGACGCCGACTCTCCCGAAGTTCCCGTTAGGGCGTCGCTTCCTCTGGGGATCATCCCGGCGG GCTCCACCGACGCGGTTTCCTGTTCCGTTCACGGAGTGAGAGATCCGGTCACGGCCGCCATGCACATCCTCCTCG GTCACGTGCAGCAGGTGGACGTGTGCAGCTTGCGCTCGCTGGGTCAGCTGCTGCGTTTCGGCTTCTGCGCCATGTTCGGCTTCGGGGGGCGGAGTCTGGCTCGCGCCGAGAAGAAGCGCTGGATGCCGTCGGCGCGGCGGCGCGAGTACGCGCTGCTCAAGACCCTGGCCCGCTTGAG ACCGGAGGACTGTCAGCTGTCGTTTCTCAAAAGCCGCACAAACCAACA GGACCAGTACGATGATCAAGAGGGTCACTCAG aAGGGGCGGAGTCGTGGAGCAGCGCGGAAGGCCCGTTCCTGAGCGTCAGCGTGATGGCCATCCCCTGCCTGAGTGGGCACGCGCCCCGAGGCCTGGCCCCCAACACCAA ACTGGCCAACGGCAGCGCGGCGCTGATCGCGGTGGGGGCCACGTCCAGGTCGGAGTTTGTCAAGCACCTGAAGAGGTACGGCGCCCCCAGCGGCCAG TTGGACTTCTCCTTCGTGGAGACTCACGCCGTGACGGCGGTGAGGCTCCGCCCCCGCGGGCCGAGCGGCCGTCGGGAGGACGAGAGCGAGGACGACGCCAAGGCCACGCCCATCATCCAATCGGACGCCGAGGCCACGCCCGCCATCCAATCGGACGCCAGCTTCCCCTGGAACGTCGACGGGGAGCTGCTGGAGATCCCCGGCGAAGTGCTCATCAG GGTCCACGGACGACTCATCAGCTTGTACGGCGAGGAAGTGGACGAGGCCGAGTCGCCGGCGTCCTGCGCTTGCATCTGA
- the cerkl gene encoding ceramide kinase-like protein isoform X5 → MSTREEDREKIEQKEKEKEKEKEKEKEKEKEKEKEKEKEKEKKLSGRKKNKKKQKEEKAEEHMPEVERSECVLLRGIFKVGKKSHDVLLTSTRLTWTPIVPESPTGLSGRPRCLKVFINPSSHKKEAVHIYREHVAPLFKMADVRTDITVTERRGHALSVMKELKLDDFDGVVCVGGDGSVAEVCHAVVLRAQLDADSPEVPVRASLPLGIIPAGSTDAVSCSVHGVRDPVTAAMHILLGHVQQVDVCSLRSLGQLLRFGFCAMFGFGGRSLARAEKKRWMPSARRREYALLKTLARLRPEDCQLSFLKSRTNQQDQYDDQEGHSEGAESWSSAEGPFLSVSVMAIPCLSGHAPRGLAPNTKLANGSAALIAVGATSRSEFVKHLKRYGAPSGQLDFSFVETHAVTAVRLRPRGPSGRREDESEDDAKATPIIQSDAEATPAIQSDASFPWNVDGELLEIPGEVLIRVHGRLISLYGEEVDEAESPASCACI, encoded by the exons ATGTCGACGCGCGAGGAGGACAGAGAGAAGATAGAgcagaaggagaaggagaaggagaaggagaaggagaaggagaaggagaaggagaaggagaaggagaaggagaaggagaaggagaaggagaagaagctCAGCGGgaggaagaagaacaagaagaagcagaaggaggagaaagctgAGGAGCACATGCCGGAAGTGGAGCGCAG CGAGTGTGTGTTGCTGCGCGGGATCTTTAAAGTGGGCAAGAAGAGCCACGACGTCCTGCTGACCAGCACCCGACTCACCTGGACCCCCATCGTGCCCGAGAGCCCCACAG GTTTGAGCGGTCGGCCCCGATGCCTGAAGGTGTTCATCAACCCCAGCAGCCACAAGAAGGAGGCGGTTCACATCTACAGAGAGCACGTGGCGCCCCTCTTCAAGATGGCCGACGTCCGCACTGACATCACCG TGACAGAGAGGAGGGGACACGCCCTGTCGGTGATGAAGGAGCTCAAGCTGGATGATTTTGATGG ggTGGTGTGCGTGGGCGGCGACGGCTCCGTGGCGGAAGTTTGCCACGCTGTGGTTCTGCGAGCCCAACTGGACGCCGACTCTCCCGAAGTTCCCGTTAGGGCGTCGCTTCCTCTGGGGATCATCCCGGCGG GCTCCACCGACGCGGTTTCCTGTTCCGTTCACGGAGTGAGAGATCCGGTCACGGCCGCCATGCACATCCTCCTCG GTCACGTGCAGCAGGTGGACGTGTGCAGCTTGCGCTCGCTGGGTCAGCTGCTGCGTTTCGGCTTCTGCGCCATGTTCGGCTTCGGGGGGCGGAGTCTGGCTCGCGCCGAGAAGAAGCGCTGGATGCCGTCGGCGCGGCGGCGCGAGTACGCGCTGCTCAAGACCCTGGCCCGCTTGAG ACCGGAGGACTGTCAGCTGTCGTTTCTCAAAAGCCGCACAAACCAACA GGACCAGTACGATGATCAAGAGGGTCACTCAG aAGGGGCGGAGTCGTGGAGCAGCGCGGAAGGCCCGTTCCTGAGCGTCAGCGTGATGGCCATCCCCTGCCTGAGTGGGCACGCGCCCCGAGGCCTGGCCCCCAACACCAA ACTGGCCAACGGCAGCGCGGCGCTGATCGCGGTGGGGGCCACGTCCAGGTCGGAGTTTGTCAAGCACCTGAAGAGGTACGGCGCCCCCAGCGGCCAG TTGGACTTCTCCTTCGTGGAGACTCACGCCGTGACGGCGGTGAGGCTCCGCCCCCGCGGGCCGAGCGGCCGTCGGGAGGACGAGAGCGAGGACGACGCCAAGGCCACGCCCATCATCCAATCGGACGCCGAGGCCACGCCCGCCATCCAATCGGACGCCAGCTTCCCCTGGAACGTCGACGGGGAGCTGCTGGAGATCCCCGGCGAAGTGCTCATCAG GGTCCACGGACGACTCATCAGCTTGTACGGCGAGGAAGTGGACGAGGCCGAGTCGCCGGCGTCCTGCGCTTGCATCTGA